A window of Candidatus Thorarchaeota archaeon genomic DNA:
GCAGAGTAGTTGTTGAAGGAAGAATTACCGAAAGACAGCGCCCCAAAATAGTGATATCACCAAAAACTGGAGAGGAATTGACGCTCACGGAAGTCGAGCTATCAGATGATTCGGGCTCAGTCCCTCTCATTCTATGGAATGAGCAGGCTGAACAAATCCAGTCAGACAAGATTCGCATTGAGAACGGATATATGAGGAAATACAGAGGTAGACATCAGTTGAGTGTAAGCAAATGGGGACTAATCATTTCTCTCATTTGATCCCCCGATAACTCAAAGGGACATTCTTTAGTTCAACGATTTCATGATTAAAACTAAGCTGTATTTCCAATCTGAATACTGGATTCCAATCGTATGTCCTGCGATGATGCTCCCACAAGAAAGCTACTGGTTCCTGGTTCAATTCTCCATGCACTCCGATTAATGTCATAGAAGGCAAGATCCTGACCTTTAATCGTTAGTTCGACAGTTTTCTTCTCACCACCAGCCAAGCTGACCTTTTCAAAACTAGCTAATTGCTTCGGAGGGCGCTCAACATGAGCGTCCAAGTAGGAATAGTAGAGCTGAACCACCTCCGACCCTTTCCTGCTGCCAGTATTCTCGATTTCTAAAGAGACATCGATACTATCACCGATATCTGACAAAGTTTCTTTCTCAATACTGAGGCGTCTATATCCGAAATCGGTATAGGACAGGCCGAATCCAAAGGGAAACAATGGAGCGATTTCTTTTTCATCAAACCATCGGTATCCAACAAATATTCCCTCATCGTAATACACCCGTCGTTCTTCATCTCCGGGAAATGTGCGGGGCGAGCCGGTACTGTGAGCTGGTGAATCTTTTAGCTGTCTTGGGAAAGTAATGGGTAATTTGCCAGATGGATTGACATCTCCAAATAGAACGTTTGTTATTGCCCGTCCTCCTTCCATGCCTCCATACCACGTTTCAATCACAGCAGGCACCCGATCCAACCACTGACTCATGGCGAGAGGACTACCCGATATGAGAACAACAACCGTCCGAGGATTCGTTTCAGCTGTTTCTAGGATTAAGTCAACCTGTTCTGGTGGGAGCTTCATTGATACTCGGTCACTTGACTCGGAATCCCCACCTGTATCGTGATTTAGACCCGCAAACACGATGGCAATATCAGCTTCAGCTGGATCAGATACAAGGTCAATATGCGTACCGCATTTCTCTTTCATGCCATCAAGGGATGTTATCTCCCATGGTGGTACGACGGCAGAAGATCCGCCATACAGAAACCGACCAAATTCTTTGTCAACATTTGGGCCCAGAAGTGCTATACTACCGATTTCACTCATTTTGATGGGTAGCAAATCTTGCTGATTCTTCAGTAGTACGATTGACTCTTCGGCTATTCTTCGGGCTAGTTCTTGATGCTGAGGAGTATTCCTAGCTCCGTGGGGCACTCGCGTCTTACTATCGAAAAGGCCAGCAAGAAACATCGCTCGGACAAAACGTCGGACAAGATCGTTCAGAGTTTCTTCTGAGAATCTTCGCTCATTATAGGCCATCACAAGTGATTTCATAGTGTAGGCACGTGGCAAAGGCATTTCGAGTGATAGTCCAGCGTTGATACACGATTCCGCTGACTCTACGCCTTCCGTAGCGAACCAATCTGACATAACGAAGCCTTTGTAATTCCATCGTTCCACCAGGATTTCGCGGAGTAGCCTTCGATTTTCACAGCAATATGTTCCGTTCACTTTATTGTAAGCCGCCATGACCGCCCATGGTTGAGCTTCTTTTACTACTGCTTCGAAGGCGCGCAAGTATATCTCATGAAGCGTTCTTTCATCAATTTCTGAGCTGACTGACTGGCGGAAGGTCTCTTGATTATTTGCCGCATAATGCTTGATACAAGCACCAACTCGAAGACTCTGAACAGCTTCCACGAACGGAATCGCCATTTCTTTTGTGAGATACGGATCTTCACTGAAGTACTCGAAAGTCCGGCCGTTCAAGGGCGTGCGGTGAATATTGATGCCGGGTGCCAATATCATGTGCTTGCAAATGGAACGGACTTCTCTCGCAACAGCAAGTCCAAATTCTCTAGATAGTTTTCGATTCCATGTAGCAGCCAGAGCAATCGGTGCAGGAAATCGAGTACATTTCTTGAAATTCCCGGAATGTCGGGCTACCCCAAGCGGGCCATCAGTCATTCCAAATTGTGGTATACCCAGTCGTTTGATAGGAGTGGTTGAGTAGAATGCCAATAAGGGACGGCTGGAAAGAAGACGAAGTTTCTCCTCAATCGTGATAAGAGAAAGTAGATACTCTGTTCTTATGCGAATACTCAATTCCTCGTTCATATACAGAGGTGTTGAGGAAGCTGGCGTCGAGTTCATAAGACGAAAATAACAGATGAGCGATATAAAAAGCATGGATGAGATTGTAGAGAGGATTAGTTTTATCATTGTGTAGAGGGATGAAAATCTATGACCCAGATGCGAATCAAGACCGTTCTCCGCGACAAAAAGATTCTCAGAATGAGCCCAGGCTCGGAAAAGCGGATTCGGGCAACGACACAGAAGAATCTTGACAGACTGGTTCACATGGGAAAACTGCTGCGAATCATGGGCCTTGACCGCAAAAATA
This region includes:
- a CDS encoding glycoside hydrolase family 3 C-terminal domain-containing protein, which encodes MSIRIRTEYLLSLITIEEKLRLLSSRPLLAFYSTTPIKRLGIPQFGMTDGPLGVARHSGNFKKCTRFPAPIALAATWNRKLSREFGLAVAREVRSICKHMILAPGINIHRTPLNGRTFEYFSEDPYLTKEMAIPFVEAVQSLRVGACIKHYAANNQETFRQSVSSEIDERTLHEIYLRAFEAVVKEAQPWAVMAAYNKVNGTYCCENRRLLREILVERWNYKGFVMSDWFATEGVESAESCINAGLSLEMPLPRAYTMKSLVMAYNERRFSEETLNDLVRRFVRAMFLAGLFDSKTRVPHGARNTPQHQELARRIAEESIVLLKNQQDLLPIKMSEIGSIALLGPNVDKEFGRFLYGGSSAVVPPWEITSLDGMKEKCGTHIDLVSDPAEADIAIVFAGLNHDTGGDSESSDRVSMKLPPEQVDLILETAETNPRTVVVLISGSPLAMSQWLDRVPAVIETWYGGMEGGRAITNVLFGDVNPSGKLPITFPRQLKDSPAHSTGSPRTFPGDEERRVYYDEGIFVGYRWFDEKEIAPLFPFGFGLSYTDFGYRRLSIEKETLSDIGDSIDVSLEIENTGSRKGSEVVQLYYSYLDAHVERPPKQLASFEKVSLAGGEKKTVELTIKGQDLAFYDINRSAWRIEPGTSSFLVGASSQDIRLESSIQIGNTA